Proteins encoded by one window of Sinorhizobium arboris LMG 14919:
- a CDS encoding capsular polysaccharide export protein, LipB/KpsS family: MSGSRRPAIFFGFKPWKDYVPRWFPDRDCRVVSRKPRDMLLQGWPLRLLLCRSPEVYVWGSKYPPFLKSFCRRFGIPFYHVEDGFVRSVSLGAQRSPPASLIIDSRTLHYDARSPSDLELTLQTYDFAADKALMERADRCIRMLLDLRVSKYNLGKRVSLDILFGPKTRRRVLVIGQVETDASIAFGCDRPVTNNDVVRLAAVENPDAQIIYKPHPEVLHGTRTGVSNPAEVADICEILKEDIAPADALEGIDHVYTITSLMGFEALLRGILVTCYGMPFYAGWGVTDDRQKCARRVRRLTVPAVFSAAYLLRSRYFDPATGGSTSLESVISELSQDVCCRTPATGT, from the coding sequence TTGAGCGGCTCGCGCCGGCCGGCAATCTTCTTCGGCTTCAAGCCTTGGAAAGACTACGTTCCCCGCTGGTTTCCCGACCGGGACTGCAGGGTGGTGAGCCGCAAGCCACGCGACATGCTTCTCCAGGGTTGGCCGCTTCGACTGCTTCTCTGCCGCAGCCCTGAAGTCTATGTCTGGGGCTCCAAATATCCGCCGTTCCTGAAATCGTTCTGCCGCCGCTTCGGCATTCCCTTCTATCACGTCGAGGACGGATTCGTCCGTTCCGTCTCGCTCGGGGCCCAGAGATCGCCACCGGCCTCGCTTATCATCGACTCCCGGACGCTGCATTACGATGCGCGCAGTCCCTCGGACCTGGAACTGACGCTGCAGACTTATGACTTCGCCGCCGACAAGGCGCTGATGGAGCGCGCGGACAGGTGCATCCGCATGCTGCTCGATCTGCGCGTCAGCAAGTACAACCTAGGCAAGCGCGTGAGCCTCGACATCCTGTTTGGACCTAAAACGAGGCGTCGCGTGCTGGTGATCGGACAGGTGGAAACCGACGCCTCGATCGCTTTCGGCTGTGACCGGCCGGTGACCAACAACGATGTCGTGCGCCTCGCCGCGGTGGAAAATCCGGATGCGCAGATCATCTACAAGCCGCATCCGGAAGTTCTGCACGGTACCCGCACGGGTGTGTCGAATCCGGCCGAGGTGGCGGACATTTGCGAGATATTGAAAGAGGATATCGCGCCCGCCGACGCTTTGGAGGGGATCGACCACGTCTACACGATAACCTCGCTGATGGGCTTCGAGGCACTGCTCCGCGGCATTCTGGTGACGTGTTATGGGATGCCGTTTTATGCCGGTTGGGGTGTGACGGATGACCGCCAGAAGTGCGCGCGGCGGGTGAGGAGGCTCACGGTGCCCGCCGTTTTTTCGGCGGCGTATCTGTTGCGCTCGCGCTACTTCGATCCGGCGACTGGTGGTTCCACGAGCTTGGAATCGGTAATCTCGGAGCTAAGCCAAGACGTGTGCTGTCGCACGCCTGCAACAGGGACGTAG
- a CDS encoding N-acetylneuraminate synthase family protein, with translation MTETKEIKVIAEIGCNHMGSMDTAKELIRVAAKVCGAHVAKFQKRHNRELLTPEEYDRPHPVPANSYGKTYGEHREFLEFSVGQHKELQEECRAMGIDYSTSVWDLTSAQEIAALKPNLIKLPSATNQHYILQDFLCKNYDGEIHVSTGMTTHDETDRLVKFYEERGRAKDLVLYACTSGYPVAFPDICVLEINRLQERYGDKVKSIGFSGHHLGIAADVAAMTAGIIGRNIYGKGEFEYVERHFTLDRTWKGTDHAASLEPDGLRRLCRDLKNVRQAVAYKDKEMLDVELVQRDKLKWREEKHGAQIRQVS, from the coding sequence ATGACTGAAACCAAGGAAATCAAGGTTATCGCCGAAATCGGCTGCAACCACATGGGCAGCATGGATACTGCCAAGGAATTGATCCGGGTGGCGGCCAAGGTTTGCGGAGCGCATGTTGCGAAGTTCCAAAAGCGGCACAACCGCGAGCTGCTGACGCCGGAAGAATATGACCGCCCGCATCCGGTGCCTGCAAATTCCTACGGCAAGACCTATGGCGAACACCGCGAGTTTCTGGAGTTTTCGGTCGGCCAGCATAAGGAACTGCAGGAGGAGTGCCGGGCGATGGGGATCGATTATTCGACCTCCGTGTGGGACCTGACTTCTGCCCAGGAAATCGCAGCGCTGAAGCCGAACCTTATCAAACTGCCTTCGGCCACGAACCAGCACTATATCCTCCAGGATTTCCTCTGCAAAAATTATGACGGTGAAATCCATGTTTCGACCGGCATGACCACGCATGACGAGACGGACCGTCTCGTGAAATTCTATGAAGAGCGCGGTCGTGCAAAGGACCTCGTGCTTTATGCCTGCACTTCGGGATATCCGGTTGCTTTCCCAGACATTTGCGTGCTCGAGATCAATCGTTTGCAGGAGCGGTATGGCGATAAGGTCAAGTCCATCGGCTTCTCCGGCCACCACCTCGGCATCGCTGCCGATGTCGCGGCAATGACGGCCGGCATCATCGGCCGCAACATCTACGGCAAGGGCGAGTTCGAATATGTCGAGCGTCACTTCACGCTCGACCGTACCTGGAAGGGAACCGACCACGCGGCGAGCCTGGAGCCCGATGGCCTGCGCCGCCTGTGCCGGGACCTCAAGAACGTCCGCCAGGCTGTCGCCTACAAAGACAAGGAAATGCTGGACGTCGAACTCGTCCAACGCGACAAGCTGAAGTGGCGCGAAGAAAAGCACGGTGCTCAGATCAGGCAAGTTTCCTAA
- a CDS encoding acylneuraminate cytidylyltransferase, with protein MKVIAVIPARGGSVGLPGKNIKPLNGVPLVGRAVLAAVNSAFVSDVYVSSDSSEILGVAASFGATGISRPAEISGPTASSESALIHTLHEVERIKGKMPDVLVFLQCTSPFTTSEQIDAVVSKLLEEEAASAFSAIEDHGFIWQIADDGTAAGITHDHTKPRQRRQDMTPRYRETGAIYAMRVPEFLAQGNRFCGKTVLVPVEMPPIEVDTAEDWTVAEAYARLRDPHRLPQLKRIKALITDFDGVHTDDRVIVNQDGSEAVRCSRSDGMGIEMLRHRGLKMLILSREQNPVVKMRAAKLQMDVLHHIRDKLPALDAWRTEQRLEWAEIAYVGNDINDLDCMKVCGMSFAPSDAHPEAKAISTMVLQRSGGNGALRELSEYLVSNDLIG; from the coding sequence ATGAAGGTTATCGCCGTCATTCCTGCTCGGGGAGGTTCCGTTGGTCTCCCCGGCAAGAACATCAAGCCTTTGAACGGCGTGCCTCTAGTGGGGCGCGCTGTACTTGCAGCCGTCAACTCGGCATTCGTATCGGATGTCTACGTATCGTCGGATTCCTCGGAGATTCTCGGAGTCGCCGCGTCTTTTGGCGCCACAGGCATCAGCCGTCCCGCCGAAATCTCCGGCCCGACCGCCAGCTCGGAGTCGGCGCTGATTCACACACTTCATGAGGTTGAGAGAATAAAGGGCAAGATGCCCGACGTTCTCGTCTTCCTCCAGTGCACGTCGCCCTTCACCACATCGGAGCAGATCGACGCCGTGGTGTCGAAGCTCCTTGAGGAAGAGGCAGCAAGCGCTTTCAGTGCGATCGAGGACCACGGCTTCATTTGGCAGATTGCGGATGACGGTACGGCGGCCGGCATTACCCATGATCATACGAAACCTCGCCAGCGCCGGCAGGATATGACGCCGCGCTACCGGGAGACCGGCGCAATCTATGCGATGCGTGTTCCGGAGTTCCTGGCGCAAGGGAATCGTTTCTGCGGCAAGACGGTGCTTGTGCCCGTAGAGATGCCGCCGATCGAGGTCGACACCGCAGAAGACTGGACGGTTGCCGAGGCCTATGCCCGCCTGCGGGACCCGCACCGCTTGCCCCAGCTTAAAAGGATCAAGGCGCTTATCACGGATTTTGATGGCGTGCATACGGACGATCGCGTGATCGTCAACCAGGACGGCAGCGAGGCCGTACGTTGCAGCCGCAGCGACGGCATGGGCATTGAAATGCTAAGGCATCGCGGCCTCAAAATGCTTATCCTTTCCCGCGAGCAAAACCCGGTGGTCAAGATGCGTGCAGCAAAGCTCCAGATGGACGTGCTGCACCATATTCGCGACAAGCTTCCGGCGCTTGACGCTTGGCGTACGGAGCAGCGGCTGGAATGGGCGGAGATTGCTTATGTCGGGAACGACATCAATGATCTCGACTGCATGAAGGTGTGTGGTATGAGCTTCGCCCCTTCGGATGCCCATCCGGAAGCGAAGGCGATCTCCACGATGGTGCTGCAGAGGTCCGGCGGCAACGGCGCTCTGCGGGAACTGAGCGAGTATCTGGTCTCGAACGATCTGATTGGCTGA
- a CDS encoding DUF6716 putative glycosyltransferase, with translation MRVLALASYDSFLNIARLIAPHFEREGCEVEFALVQARRHKQISDSQVQRSGLGAKVCWIDIESFCGSGEIAAYDIVLSCLEGLSTRRLMHHLIPLGSKRPLVISAYPGLVLRYAYDGFSMRTASDLLWLNCEADVEAYQTMCSAFDVDGSNARVFGVGALLEPVSRQLTTETGPVVFFEQAVIPRNEAEREFLAEQLIFLAKRFPRTDFVIKPRTTGNDATLHRSGYPVESLLKAAAKRQGGWPGNLSLTSEKASTLLSGASHCLTVCSTVAAEAIHADIPTAIIGDFGAYDDYGLQYFYGSGLIRTFAELEFPFQEKPNAKWRSRYVGDPNRTIDELIAEAVGLARLERLPLVQRPLRAEMSPELREYLVRRNGPSNVLSRAAAGRQAKGAQMVLHRLARKLAKSALFGRE, from the coding sequence ATGCGCGTGTTGGCGCTCGCCTCCTACGATTCCTTTCTCAACATCGCGCGCCTGATCGCGCCGCATTTCGAGCGCGAGGGCTGCGAGGTGGAATTCGCGCTTGTCCAGGCGCGGCGTCATAAGCAAATCAGTGACAGCCAGGTGCAGCGTAGTGGCCTTGGGGCAAAGGTTTGCTGGATCGATATCGAGTCATTTTGCGGCTCCGGCGAGATTGCCGCCTATGACATCGTGCTTTCCTGTTTGGAAGGCCTTTCCACGCGCCGTCTGATGCACCATCTGATCCCGCTCGGCAGCAAGCGGCCCTTGGTGATTTCCGCCTATCCGGGGCTGGTACTGCGCTATGCCTATGACGGTTTTTCGATGCGCACCGCAAGTGACCTGCTCTGGCTGAACTGCGAAGCCGATGTGGAGGCCTACCAGACAATGTGCAGTGCCTTCGACGTTGACGGCAGCAATGCGCGCGTCTTTGGCGTTGGTGCGCTTCTGGAACCAGTGAGCAGACAGCTGACAACGGAAACCGGTCCCGTCGTCTTCTTTGAGCAGGCGGTAATCCCGCGCAACGAAGCCGAGCGCGAGTTTCTGGCCGAACAGCTTATTTTCTTGGCGAAGCGCTTCCCGCGAACCGATTTCGTAATTAAGCCGCGCACGACGGGCAACGACGCGACATTGCACCGCTCGGGATATCCGGTCGAATCACTGCTCAAGGCTGCCGCCAAGCGTCAAGGCGGCTGGCCGGGCAACTTGTCACTGACTTCAGAAAAAGCCTCGACGCTCCTCTCGGGAGCTTCCCACTGCCTTACCGTTTGCTCGACTGTTGCCGCCGAGGCCATCCATGCAGACATTCCGACAGCGATCATCGGCGACTTCGGGGCGTATGATGACTACGGACTTCAATATTTCTACGGTTCTGGGTTGATCAGGACGTTTGCCGAGCTTGAATTTCCGTTTCAGGAGAAGCCAAACGCCAAGTGGCGCTCGCGGTATGTGGGTGACCCCAATCGGACAATCGACGAGCTAATTGCCGAGGCTGTGGGTCTCGCGCGACTTGAACGCCTGCCGTTGGTTCAAAGGCCGTTGCGTGCTGAAATGTCGCCGGAACTACGGGAGTATCTCGTGCGGCGAAACGGCCCATCTAACGTTCTCAGTCGAGCAGCGGCGGGCCGGCAGGCGAAAGGAGCACAGATGGTGCTCCACAGACTGGCACGAAAACTCGCCAAGTCAGCGCTTTTTGGGAGAGAATAG